The nucleotide window TGGGAGCGTATGCCGGTTGCACTTGTTCCACTTGAGGATTATGAGTCACATGGTGCATATTCCGGTGCTTCTATTGAAGTGGAAGGCAAGCTGTACTTATATTACACAGGCAACTTGAAATACGGACCGATTGAGCGATCGGCTAATCAATGCTTAGCGATTATGGACGAAAGTGGTCATATCAAAAAGTACGAGCAGAACCCAGTTATAGCTGGTACACCAAAGGGCTATACCGGTCATGTTCGCGATCCGAAGGTATTTCGTAAGGACGACACATATTATATGCTTTTAGGTGCACAAAGAGAGGATCTTACTGGTGCAATTGTAGTATATGAGTCGATAGATGCGCTGCAATGGACATTTAAAGGTGAGTTAGATGTAGCAATCGACCTGCAGGGTTATATGTGGGAGTGCCCGGACTACTTTGAGCTTGATGGTAAAGATGTATTTATTTTCTCACCGCAGGGCATTGCTCCTGCTGGTCATTCGTATCATAATGTATACAATGTTGTAGTGGCGGTGGGTTCACTTGATATGAAACAGATGCGATTTGAAGTAGAATTTTATCAAGAATTGGACAAGGGCTTTGATTTTTATGCACCCCAAACGTTTGAAGATGAGAACGGCAAGCGTATGTTGTTTGCCTGGGCAGGGAGCGGAGAGGTGGCGTATCCCACAGATTCAGAAAGCTGGGCGCACTGCTTAAGCATACCGCGTGAATTAAGTATTGAAAACGGCAAGCTCCTGCAAAGACCAGCAAAGCAAATGGAGTTACTGCGCAGGCAGCATATGTCCGGCCAGGGGAAGGTGCAGGGATATGAAGCAGTTGTCAATGAAGATACATCATACGAATTTGAACTTCATTTTGAGCCTAGCGATGCAACGAAGTTTGGTGTCGAGCTGTTTGCCTCAGCGGAAGAACGTCTTGTTGTAACGTTTGATAAAGACGCACAGGTTGTTACAGTAAACCGTGAGCAATTTGAACATGCGTTTGGTGGTGAATACGGATTTGTAAGAAGTGAAGCGGTGAACCTTTCCGGCGGTGTAAAGGTACACATATTTGTCGACCGCAGCATTGCCGAAATCTTTATTAATGATGGGGAGATTGTCTTTACAACACGCGTGTTTCCTAAGGAAGACGCAAAAGGGATTAATGTATTCAGCAACGGTACAACGGCGTATACATTTACAAAACATACGATGAAAGACGGCATTTCAATATAAGGGTGATATGATGAAAAAACTGCATGCAATTGGAGAAATGTTAATCGATTTTATCCCACAAGAAAAAGGTACAGCATTAAAGGATGTGATCTCTTTCGAAAAAGCACCGGGTGGCGCGCCGGCAAATGTAGCGGCAGCCGTGGCCAAATATGGTGCACCCTCTAGGCTCATCACAAAGCTCGGAAAAGATGCATTTGGTGATTTTCTCATTGAAACAGTAGCCAATCTTGGCGTAGATACCTCACATATTTTACGTACGGATCAGGCGAACACAGGACTTGCTTTTGTCGCATTAAGTAGTGAGGGCGAAAGACAGTTCACCTTCTACCGCAATCCTTCCGCCGACTTACTTCTAGAGGCGGACGAGCTTGATGAAGAAAGCTTTGGAACAGGAGATTATTTGCACTTTTGCTCGGTTGATTTGGTGGAATCGCCAATGAAAGCTGCTCATAAACGAGCAATTGAGCTTGTAAAAGCAAAGCAAGGCATCATCAGTTTTGACCCGAACGTGCGCCTGCCGCTTTGGGAAAGCGAAGAAGCTTGTCGGGGGGCGATTTTAGAATTTTTACCGCTTGCAAACATTGTAAAGATATCCGATGAAGAGCTTACGTTTATTACAGGCATTGAAGAAGAGCCAGAAGCGTTGCGTTCTCTGTTTCGAGGTGAAGTGGAAGTGGTTGTCTACACACAAGGAGGTACGGGAGCGACGATTATTACTAAACAG belongs to Ectobacillus sp. JY-23 and includes:
- a CDS encoding sucrose-6-phosphate hydrolase; translated protein: MNRYREPKYRTIVEAGEGELEALRDKSLHSIWKPRFHIHPQFGLMNDPNGLAFYKGEYHVFYQWYPFEAMHGMKHWAHVKSKDLVNWERMPVALVPLEDYESHGAYSGASIEVEGKLYLYYTGNLKYGPIERSANQCLAIMDESGHIKKYEQNPVIAGTPKGYTGHVRDPKVFRKDDTYYMLLGAQREDLTGAIVVYESIDALQWTFKGELDVAIDLQGYMWECPDYFELDGKDVFIFSPQGIAPAGHSYHNVYNVVVAVGSLDMKQMRFEVEFYQELDKGFDFYAPQTFEDENGKRMLFAWAGSGEVAYPTDSESWAHCLSIPRELSIENGKLLQRPAKQMELLRRQHMSGQGKVQGYEAVVNEDTSYEFELHFEPSDATKFGVELFASAEERLVVTFDKDAQVVTVNREQFEHAFGGEYGFVRSEAVNLSGGVKVHIFVDRSIAEIFINDGEIVFTTRVFPKEDAKGINVFSNGTTAYTFTKHTMKDGISI
- a CDS encoding carbohydrate kinase — its product is MKKLHAIGEMLIDFIPQEKGTALKDVISFEKAPGGAPANVAAAVAKYGAPSRLITKLGKDAFGDFLIETVANLGVDTSHILRTDQANTGLAFVALSSEGERQFTFYRNPSADLLLEADELDEESFGTGDYLHFCSVDLVESPMKAAHKRAIELVKAKQGIISFDPNVRLPLWESEEACRGAILEFLPLANIVKISDEELTFITGIEEEPEALRSLFRGEVEVVVYTQGGTGATIITKQFEHFGPGYQVQVADTTGAGDAFIGGFLFKLLEQNVETTNLTQFVEQYADELLAFANASGALTTTQKGGISALPTVTEIEAFIKKR